The segment GCGTCCACATCGACGTCGGTGACGAGCGCGGCGGCGGTGTCGGACGTCGTCGCGTCGCGGATCTCCGCGGCGTCGCCGCGTTCGACCAACGCGATCCGCTCGCCGTAGAACTCCACGGCCGCCCGCCCGACGATCGGCGACGTGCCGAGCACGATCGCCGACCGCACCAGGTCCGGCCGGTCGAGCGCCGCGCGCAGCACGACCGTGCCGCCGAGCGAGAAGCCCACGCACACCGCTGGCCCGGTCAACGCGTCCAGCACGCCGACCAGGTCACCGCCGAGCTGGGCGAGCGTGCCGCCGGCGGCGCCGACCGTGGTCTCGCCGTGCCCCCGCAGGTCGACGCTCACCGTGCGGAAACCGGTGAGCTCGCGTTGCTGCACCGCCCAGCTGGCCCGGTCCTCGGCCAGCCCGTGCACGAACACCACCGGCGGGCCCGCACCCTGCTCGGTGTACGCGACGGTGATATCGCCAACTGGCTGCTTGCCGTCGGTCATTCAGTTTCTCCGGTCACGCAGCGCCTCCGGTCAGCGTCTTCTTCAGGTCCAGCTTCTTGATCTTGCCCGCCGCCGTACGCGGCATCTCGTCGACCGTGAACAACTGCTCCGGCCACTGTCGACGCGACAACCCGTACTCGTCCACCCAGCGACAGACGTCGTCCAGGCTCAGCGTCGCACCGTCGGTGCTCACCACCGCGCCGAGCCGCTCGCCGAGCCGGTCGTCCGGCACGCCGATCACCGCGACGCTGCGCACGTGCGGGTGGGCGGCCAGCGCGTCCTCGATCGGCAGTGGCGAGATGTTCACCCCGCCGCGGATGATCAGGTCCTTCAGCCGACCGGTGACCCGCAGGTAGCCGTCCTCGCCGACGGTGGCGAGGTCGCCGGTGCGGAAGTAGCCATCGTCGGTGAGCAGGTCGTCGAAGAGGTCGTCCTGGCCGACGTAGCCGAGGCAGACGCCGGGGCCACGCATCGCCAGCTCGCCCTCCTCGCCGGGCTGCGCGGTACGGCCGGACGCGGTGACTATCCGCAACTCCAGCCCGGGCAGCGGCAGGCCCGCAGTGCTCGTACGCAGCTCCGCCGGGCTGTCCGGCCGGCAGGTGGTGACACCGCCTTCGGTCATGCCCCACAGCACGGAGAACAGCGTGCCGGGCGACTCCGCCTCCGCTGCCGTCACCAGGGTCGGCGGCACCGGCGCGCCGCCGCACAGGAACGTACGCAGCGCGCCGAACCGGGTGCCCGCAGGCGCGTCCGCGTGCACCAGGTCGGTGAGGAACGGTGTCGCTGCGGCGGTGAACGCGCACCGGTGCTCGCCGAGCAGCCGTGCGGCCAGCTGCGGGTCCCACTTGTCCTGCACGATCAGTGGCGCGCCGGTCCACAGGGCCAGCCGGCCGCCGTGCCAGGCGCCGACGCTGTGCCCGAGCGGCGACGGCATGAACAGCGCGTCCTCGGCACCCAGCGAGAA is part of the Streptosporangiales bacterium genome and harbors:
- a CDS encoding AMP-binding protein, whose protein sequence is MCSRVFNPFGVVGTAGTRGSSPCVAASSRTCYLAAATVTSTLRKSDVTLLTLSGPLRDDAEGGRESDVMTSTSTALPWRRTPQHDPQRYVAAGWWSERTALTRYETTVRRNPDGLAVLDDRGSRRTHARLWADSGALADELGRYGVAARSVVLMHLPNVVEWQVLLLACLRLGAVPASLPVKTDLDTLTYIVGSVEPAAVVSQSGALAELASTAVAESASSAAVLVVDAAGEWQCLAPGRPAGRPAPAGVDHVMFTSSTTGRPKCVAHSEQTLGAVNAAFAERFSLGAEDALFMPSPLGHSVGAWHGGRLALWTGAPLIVQDKWDPQLAARLLGEHRCAFTAAATPFLTDLVHADAPAGTRFGALRTFLCGGAPVPPTLVTAAEAESPGTLFSVLWGMTEGGVTTCRPDSPAELRTSTAGLPLPGLELRIVTASGRTAQPGEEGELAMRGPGVCLGYVGQDDLFDDLLTDDGYFRTGDLATVGEDGYLRVTGRLKDLIIRGGVNISPLPIEDALAAHPHVRSVAVIGVPDDRLGERLGAVVSTDGATLSLDDVCRWVDEYGLSRRQWPEQLFTVDEMPRTAAGKIKKLDLKKTLTGGAA
- a CDS encoding alpha/beta fold hydrolase is translated as MTDGKQPVGDITVAYTEQGAGPPVVFVHGLAEDRASWAVQQRELTGFRTVSVDLRGHGETTVGAAGGTLAQLGGDLVGVLDALTGPAVCVGFSLGGTVVLRAALDRPDLVRSAIVLGTSPIVGRAAVEFYGERIALVERGDAAEIRDATTSDTAAALVTDVDVDALVSARVAAIGSGAGYVNAARAMAGLRAQPLTEELANVQSPVAVVGADADSFCPRKAADILLDALPAATYHEVPGAGHLMNVDQPALVTDLLRELLAEGAGT